ttcaagggcagccccacgtagagagcgttgcagtagtcaactgagcatcataagaatatcaggttcatctgagcatcataagaatatcaggttcccCCCCAACATGCAAAGCATGTCTGTGTTTCTAAAGAGCAAGCATGTCTGTGTCTTGCTGGAGAGCAAGCATGGAATGTCCCTCCTCCCTCTTGGCTGTGCTTACAGTCATCCATCAAGGGGCCACTTGGACCTGTCAGAGGTGCTTCTTAGTACCAGTCCATGGCTCCTATTAGAGCTTatctctctctcctggaatgtttAGATAATATGCTGGACGCAGCTTGCTTTTCAGCTAGGGTTTCttacagagagagagaacttGAAAATCCTATGCATTTCAGGGTTGTAAAATACGATTAatgcataaatcaataaatatctatattttcccaatatctcctcatcagggacccccaaccataaaattatttttgttgctacttcataactgtcattttgctactgttatgaactgtaatgtaaatatctgatatgcaggatggattttcattcactggaccaaatttggcccaaatacccaatacgcccaaatttgaatgctggtggggttgaggggggattgattttgtcatttgggagttgtagttgctgggccctgtttacctctccgaatgtattctcccctacgaaccatcaagattattaagatcatctggagaggccctgctctcagtcccaccggcctcgcaagcgcgcctggtggggacgagggacagggccttctcggtggtggccccgcgactctggaactctctccctctggaggccagaaccgccccatccatcctaacatttaggaaacgggtgaagacgtggctgtggagtcaggcctttgaggaatgagacaacaccataggaccctcaatggaagttgaggtagatccatcttaataggactgaccactgtagtttcatatatagtgtttttaaagttgtttttgtaattgtgatatatgatattttaatgagtgtatatgtttttatggctggaaaccgggctgagtccctcaatgaggttgagaagctcggtatagaaaactgtgaaataaataaataaataaataaatttatagctcacgtacaatcaaagagtattctgaagttcaccaacaatggaattgaaccaaacttggcacacagaactcccatgaccaagaggaaatactggaaggttctggtggacattgaccgtgaatctttggagttgtagttcacctacatccagagagcactgtggaatcaaacaatgatggatctggaccaatcttggtatgaatactcaatatgcccaaactctggtggagtttgggggaaaatagacctcagcatttgggagatgtagttgctgggatttatagttcacccacagtgaaattgcattctgaacctcaccaacgactgaattggaccaaacttcccatacagaacccccatgaccaatataaaatactgttttctgatggtctttggcgatctctctgacaccccctcatgacccccacaggggtcccgactcccaggttgagaaacactgctctattgtAACAGAAACATCATAAactttcaataaacttgttcctGTATTTCCTAAAGCCTTGTCCCTGTTAcatttcctttccaagttaagtcacgctacccagaagaaagaccaaatcaatattattagCTATCAATTAAATAAACCCTCACAtagtcatcgacatccctcctcacctttagaaggaaattaaaaacatggatgtgggacaaGGCCTTTGGgcacaatgacgactagaattgatggtatctgacaatgtagaatgaatttacggactctggaGATGGTGAACGTTGAGCACTATATTGGTTTTATAGATGGTGATGAataatttgactgttttaatcgttataattgttgttatacatgtttttatcttattttttatgctggcatcgaattgtgccttttgtaagccgccctgagtcccccctcgggggttgagaagggtggggtagaaatgcgcgaaataaatctatatatataaatctgttaggcgagtccaacgggacagcaaaactctaaaaaaccccaacgaaacttaaccaaaattcccatgcccataacacaacccacaaggtacaaacatatctactcaaaatgaaaagcaacacaacaacacactcacaaaacggcaaaacaacaaaactaaaaaaaaacccaacgaaacttaaccaaaattcccatgcccataacacaacccacaaggtacaaacatatctactcaaaatgaaaagcaacacaacaacacactcacaaaacggcaaaacaactgagcatgcgcattggtgcccagccacaagttccctggcgcgcacacagccttccggccaacgttccctctgtggaagccatgcccactccaagcctcgccgcgccgcttcccgcacacacacaccacctgccacacgcacacacacaacccaacgctccatcactccccccgccaccgcacacacacatgcaacccaacgctccatcactccccccaccgccgcacacacacacgcaaccccacgctccatcactccccccgccaccgcacacacacacgcaactccatgctccatcactccccccgccgccgcacacacacatgcaaccccacgctccatcactccccccgccgccgcacacacacacgcaaccccacgcttcatcattcccccccgccgccgcacacacacacgcaaccccacgctccatcactcccccaccgccgcacacacacgcaaccccacgctccatcactcccccgccgtctcacacacacacgcaaccccactccccccgccgccgcacagacacacgcaaccccacgctccatcactcccccgctgccacacacacacgcaaccccacgctccatcactccccccgccgccacacacacacgcaaccccacgctccatcactcccctgccatcgcacacacacacacaaccccatgctccatcactcccccctgccgccgcgcacacacacgcaaccccacgctccatcactcccctgccccaatcttacttccttttacttcatgccacctctaaaccccaccccgccccttcccgccctgtcaaaatccaggaaagacaggaaggaaggaaagaaggaagaaagagaaagggaggtaaagaaaaagggggaaggaaggaaagttagagaaagaaggaagaagaaaaggaaagatggaaggaaagaaaagagagacagcagaagagaaagaaaaagggggaaggaaggaaagaggtagagaaggaagaaatgagagacagagggagggaaagaaaaagggggaaggaaggaaggagagaagaaaaaagggaatgaaggaaggaaagagggagtgaaggaagggcgaagatgtagagaaagaaggagggaaggaaagaaggaaagagagaaggcagaaaagagaccagaagagaaagaaaaagggggaaggaaggaaggagagaagaaaaaagggaatgaaggaaggaaagagggagtgaaggaaggaagggggaagatgtagagaaagagggaaggaaggaaagaaggaaagagagaaggaagaaaagagaccagaagagaaagaaaaagggggaaggaagtaaggagagaaggaaagaaaaaagggaatgaaggaaggaaagagggagtgaaggaagggggaagatgtagagaaagagggagggaaggaaagaaggaaagagagaaggaagaaaagagaccagaagagaaagaaaaagggggaaggaaggaaagagatagagaaggaagaggagaaggaaagatgggagggagggagggagggagggagggagggaaggaaggaaggaaggaaggaaggaaggaaaggaggagagaaagagggaaggttggccacagcaacgtgtggcgggtaaaggttgttatttctattattattattatgctattgttcctatgagacccttttagggggaatgggagaggtgtcaggtcccggaggcaatgcattgcattattgttattgttatgatggtggtgaaataaaaggaaataaaaagagaaagaaggaagcaaacagggagggaagaaaggcaaaggaagaaagggggagggaatgaaggaaagagagaaggatgaaaccaagtagtgaaagaaggaaaaaaagaaagaggtagggaaggaagaaaggagagaaagggggaggaaaagggggaaggaataggtaggtacctctctttcataatagtccagatatctacctcaactttgataagttttactataggccacagcaacgcatggcagggcacagctagtaaataaataaataaataacaactggtggctcctttacaaacggttacaaattggtggcagtaatttttCGCTTCCTCACACAAGGTTTCCAGGATAACTGCAACTTTGGCTATAGTTTCCCCTTTTTGTGAACCATTTCATGCGCAGCAAGGCTTGAGCTGTGATTGAATCTCTGTCCACACTCAgagcattgatatggcttctccctaGAATGGCTCCTCTGGTGAGAAGTGAGATGCCCCCCActtctgaagctctttccacactcgaaGCAGGAATACGGcgtctccccagtgtgggttttCTCATGCAAACGAAGGGCTGAGCTATGACTGAAGCTTTTCCCGCACTCCAAACACCTgtacggcttctcccctgtgtgggttctttgatggctATTAAGGGATGACCCCGTTACAAAAGCCTTCCCACACACGGTGCAGGCGTAAggtctctctcctgtgtggattctccGGTGGACGGTAAGGTGGCTTGTCTGAGTAAAGGTTTTTCCGCATTCAGCACACTGGAAGGGCTTCTCCCCCGTATGAACTCTCCGGTGCACAACGAGGTGTGGTATCTGATGGAAGGTCTTCCCACAATCAGAGCATTCGTATGGCTTTTTCCCCGTGTGAACCCTCTGGTGTATAACCAGGGTATTCCTATGAGCAAAGTGTCTTCCGCATTCAGAACATGCATGCAATTTCTCTCCGGTGTGAACCTTCTGGTGTGATTTGAGGGCAGAACTACCACGGAAGTTGTTTCCACACTGCGGACATGtaaagggtttttccccagtgtggagCTTCAGATGCTCTTTCAGACCCGAGTCATAAGCAAAGGCTCtcccacactccatgcatttatagggtttctcccccgtgtgtGTCCTTTGATGTAAACGTTGACTTAAactgtgagtgaagctcttcccacactccaggcatttatagggtttcttccccatgtgtgtcctttgatgtgaacgtagatgtgccctccgagtgaagctcttcccacactccaggcatttatagaatttctcccctgtgtgtgtaCTTTGATGTAAACATAATCCTCCATTGTCAgcgaagctcttcccacactccaagcatttatagggtttctccccagtgtggattctGTGGTGTCTCTGCAGCTGTGCCATCTGagggaagctcttcccacactccaagcatttatatggtttctcccctgtgtggattctGTGGTGTCTCTGCAGCTGTGCCCCCTGAgtgaagcttttcccacactccaggcatttatagggtttcttccCAGTGTGAATTCTCTGATGTATATGTCGATCTGAGTTTTGagcaaagctcttcccacactccaggcatttatatggtttctccccagtgtggattctGTGGTGTCCCTGCAGATGTGCCCTCTGAgcgaagctcttcccacactccgggcatttatagggtttctctccagagGGGCTTCGTGGATGTGAATGTAGATCTCCACTCTCAGTGATGCTCTGTCCACGCTCCGGTGTCTTCACAGTACAAATGCTCTGATTGAAAAAATGCACAAATAATTGTTAAAATTTGAAATGGAGAAAGAACAAGCAAAAGACTGCATGGTTAAATGGGCTCAAAATATACCTATCCAAATCCATTTGGAATTATGGGAGAATCTGTGGACAAAGATcacgtcctgttaatagacaattgctacaggcccagcgtgtgacagcacacacacacattaaccgATTCCTTGCATGCCCCCATAAGATTCGCTCCAGACAAATATTTAGTAATAACTGCGCATTTTGCAGGTCTGCATTTCTTGATTCCATTTGCTAGAAATAACCACAGTTAGATTTACAATTTTGTGGT
This genomic interval from Anolis sagrei isolate rAnoSag1 chromosome 2, rAnoSag1.mat, whole genome shotgun sequence contains the following:
- the LOC132766366 gene encoding zinc finger protein 420-like, with protein sequence MDRGALSTEVLLVERGQEATPDDGQKKGPSRGQHGMSLRSSRRRAKEGGGGGGDVNRQSRRDRTLPNQDKSTSPIPNQKSICTVKTPERGQSITESGDLHSHPRSPSGEKPYKCPECGKSFAQRAHLQGHHRIHTGEKPYKCLECGKSFAQNSDRHIHQRIHTGKKPYKCLECGKSFTQGAQLQRHHRIHTGEKPYKCLECGKSFPQMAQLQRHHRIHTGEKPYKCLECGKSFADNGGLCLHQSTHTGEKFYKCLECGKSFTRRAHLRSHQRTHMGKKPYKCLECGKSFTHSLSQRLHQRTHTGEKPYKCMECGRAFAYDSGLKEHLKLHTGEKPFTCPQCGNNFRGSSALKSHQKVHTGEKLHACSECGRHFAHRNTLVIHQRVHTGKKPYECSDCGKTFHQIPHLVVHRRVHTGEKPFQCAECGKTFTQTSHLTVHRRIHTGERPYACTVCGKAFVTGSSLNSHQRTHTGEKPYRCLECGKSFSHSSALRLHEKTHTGETPYSCFECGKSFRSGGHLTSHQRSHSREKPYQCSECGQRFNHSSSLAAHEMVHKKGKL